One Pseudomonas abieticivorans genomic region harbors:
- a CDS encoding Tim44 domain-containing protein has protein sequence MQRFLSIALALVIGLTMSLDAQAKRFGGGKSMGAAPTHQTQQMAPSAGAGAAAAAPGRAAPAAGGASRWLGPLAGIAAGGLLASMFMGGGFQGMQIFDILIMALIAFMVFRFIASRRRKQQEQMAPAGAPMQREAFGQPQQPIFGGSAAPAARPVINAPAWFNEESFLNAARGHFQALQQHWDANEMDKIAEFVTPQMLQFLKQERADLGDSFQSTYIDNLQVQLDGVDDRADKTIATLTFNGVSKSSRFDQGEVFSESWNMERPQGDNQPWLVAGIRQNG, from the coding sequence ATGCAACGTTTTCTAAGCATCGCCCTGGCGCTGGTCATCGGTTTGACGATGAGCCTAGACGCCCAGGCCAAGCGTTTTGGTGGCGGCAAGAGCATGGGCGCAGCGCCCACCCACCAAACCCAACAAATGGCTCCGTCGGCCGGCGCCGGCGCTGCAGCTGCAGCCCCTGGCCGCGCCGCACCGGCGGCCGGTGGTGCTTCGCGCTGGCTCGGCCCATTGGCCGGTATCGCCGCTGGCGGCCTGCTGGCCTCCATGTTCATGGGCGGTGGCTTCCAGGGCATGCAGATCTTCGACATCCTGATCATGGCGCTGATCGCCTTCATGGTGTTCCGCTTCATCGCCTCCCGTCGCCGCAAGCAACAGGAGCAAATGGCTCCAGCGGGCGCGCCGATGCAGCGTGAAGCCTTCGGCCAGCCACAGCAGCCTATCTTCGGCGGCTCGGCGGCGCCTGCTGCGCGCCCGGTCATCAACGCACCGGCCTGGTTCAACGAAGAAAGCTTCCTGAACGCCGCCCGTGGCCACTTCCAAGCGCTGCAGCAGCACTGGGACGCCAACGAGATGGACAAGATCGCCGAGTTCGTTACCCCGCAAATGCTGCAGTTCCTCAAGCAGGAACGTGCCGACCTGGGTGACAGCTTCCAGTCCACCTATATCGACAACTTGCAGGTGCAACTGGATGGCGTCGACGACCGCGCCGACAAGACCATCGCCACGCTAACCTTCAACGGCGTGTCGAAATCCTCGCGCTTCGACCAAGGCGAAGTGTTCAGCGAAAGCTGGAACATGGAACGCCCGCAAGGCGACAATCAGCCTTGGCTGGTTGCAGGTATTCGCCAGAACGGCTGA
- a CDS encoding acyl-CoA thioesterase: protein MEPGNAQLSMTVLMTPDMANFSGNVHGGTLLKYLDEVAYACASRYAGRYVVTLSVDQVIFREPIHVGELVTFLASVNYTGNTSMEVGIKVVTENIRERSVRHTNSCFFTMVAVDDQRKPAAVPPLQPLTSEDKRRFIQAQQRRQIRQELEKRYQEIKDDAL, encoded by the coding sequence ATGGAACCCGGAAACGCCCAGTTGTCGATGACCGTTCTGATGACCCCGGACATGGCCAATTTCTCTGGCAATGTACACGGCGGCACCTTGCTCAAATACCTCGACGAAGTGGCCTACGCCTGCGCCAGCCGCTATGCCGGCCGCTACGTGGTGACCCTGTCGGTTGACCAGGTGATTTTCCGCGAGCCGATTCATGTTGGCGAACTGGTCACCTTCCTGGCCTCGGTGAACTACACCGGCAATACCTCGATGGAAGTGGGTATCAAGGTGGTCACGGAAAACATCCGCGAGCGCTCGGTACGTCATACCAACAGCTGCTTCTTCACCATGGTGGCCGTGGACGACCAGCGCAAGCCGGCTGCAGTACCGCCCTTGCAGCCACTCACCAGCGAAGACAAGCGCCGTTTCATCCAGGCCCAGCAGCGCCGCCAGATCCGCCAGGAGCTGGAAAAGCGCTACCAGGAAATCAAGGACGACGCGCTCTAA
- a CDS encoding SMI1/KNR4 family protein, giving the protein MEEVIEQLREANEPVPVPLELPDEDQLVEVEEQLFINIPFVFKEFLLTVSDVVYGSLEPVTITDPQSHTYLPEVAANAWDVGVPRELIPICQDGDDYYCVEEDGTVVLWSAEEELVTEESWESVWHWARDVWLES; this is encoded by the coding sequence GTGGAAGAAGTAATCGAACAACTCCGAGAAGCCAATGAGCCAGTACCTGTGCCTCTCGAGTTGCCCGACGAAGACCAACTGGTCGAAGTCGAAGAACAACTGTTCATCAACATCCCGTTCGTCTTCAAGGAATTTTTGCTGACGGTCAGCGATGTGGTCTACGGCAGCCTGGAGCCGGTAACCATCACCGACCCGCAGTCGCACACCTACCTGCCGGAAGTCGCTGCCAACGCCTGGGACGTCGGCGTTCCGCGTGAGTTGATCCCTATCTGCCAGGACGGCGACGACTATTACTGCGTCGAAGAAGACGGCACCGTGGTGCTCTGGTCGGCCGAAGAAGAGCTCGTCACCGAAGAGAGCTGGGAGTCGGTCTGGCACTGGGCCCGGGACGTTTGGCTGGAGAGCTGA
- a CDS encoding cation:proton antiporter: MHAISFIQDLAVIMLVAGVVTILFHRLKQPVVLGYIVAGFIIGPHTPPFGLIHDEDTIKTLAELGVIFLMFCLGLEFSLRKLFKVGATAFIAAFLEIVLMIWIGYEIGRWFGWSTMDALFLGAILAISSTTIIVKALNDLKMKNQRFAQLIFGVLIVEDILGIGIIALLSGIAVSGTVSSGEVFSTVGKLSLFMIVALVIGILLVPRLLEYVAKFESNEMLLVTVLGLCFGFCLLVVKLEYSMVLGAFLIGAIMAESRQLLKIERLIEPVRDMFSAIFFVAIGLMIDPQILLDYAWPIVVITVAVVLGKMLSCGLGAFIAGNDGRTSLRVGMGLSQIGEFSFIIAALGMTLQVTSDFLYPVAVAVSAITTLLTPYLIRAADPLSLKLAQVMPTRLARVFGLYGEWLRSIQPQGQGALLASIIRKILLQVGVNLALVIAIFFSGAFFAGQISGYLQVWIGDPGWHNALIWGAALLVSLPFLIAAYRKLKALSMLLAEMGVKPEMAGRHTQRVRRVIAEVIPLVSLLVIFLLLAALSASILPTSELLLLIAVVAAAVVAVLWRWFIRVHTRMQVALLETLGNNQQDSAGH, from the coding sequence ATGCATGCCATCAGTTTCATTCAGGACCTGGCAGTGATCATGCTGGTCGCGGGCGTGGTGACGATCCTGTTTCACCGGCTCAAACAACCGGTGGTGCTGGGCTACATCGTCGCGGGCTTCATCATCGGCCCGCACACCCCGCCGTTTGGGCTTATTCACGACGAAGATACCATCAAGACCCTGGCTGAACTGGGGGTTATCTTCCTGATGTTCTGCCTGGGCCTGGAGTTCAGCCTGCGCAAGTTGTTCAAGGTGGGGGCCACTGCATTCATCGCCGCCTTCCTCGAGATCGTGCTGATGATCTGGATCGGCTACGAGATTGGTCGCTGGTTCGGCTGGAGCACCATGGATGCATTGTTCCTGGGGGCCATCCTGGCCATTTCGTCCACCACCATCATCGTCAAGGCACTCAACGACCTGAAGATGAAGAATCAGCGTTTCGCGCAACTGATCTTTGGCGTGCTGATTGTCGAAGACATCCTGGGCATCGGCATCATCGCCCTGCTGTCCGGCATCGCGGTCAGCGGCACCGTCAGTTCTGGCGAGGTGTTTTCCACGGTGGGCAAACTGTCGTTGTTCATGATCGTGGCCTTGGTAATCGGCATTCTGCTGGTGCCGCGCTTGCTGGAATACGTGGCCAAGTTCGAAAGCAACGAGATGCTACTGGTTACGGTCTTAGGCTTGTGTTTCGGCTTCTGCCTGTTGGTGGTCAAGCTTGAATACAGCATGGTGCTGGGCGCTTTCCTGATCGGTGCAATCATGGCCGAGTCCCGCCAGTTATTGAAAATCGAGCGGCTTATCGAGCCTGTTCGCGACATGTTCAGCGCAATCTTCTTCGTTGCCATTGGCCTGATGATCGACCCGCAAATCTTGCTGGATTACGCCTGGCCCATCGTGGTCATCACCGTTGCCGTAGTGCTGGGCAAGATGCTGTCTTGCGGCCTGGGTGCTTTTATCGCCGGCAACGACGGCCGCACCTCGTTGCGCGTGGGGATGGGGCTGTCCCAGATTGGCGAGTTTTCCTTCATCATCGCGGCGCTGGGGATGACCTTGCAGGTCACCAGCGACTTCCTTTACCCGGTAGCCGTGGCGGTGTCGGCGATTACCACCCTGCTGACGCCTTACTTGATACGCGCCGCAGACCCGTTGTCGCTCAAATTGGCCCAAGTGATGCCTACGCGGCTGGCGCGGGTGTTCGGGCTGTATGGCGAATGGTTGCGCAGTATCCAGCCACAAGGGCAGGGCGCCTTGCTGGCATCGATCATCCGCAAGATCCTGCTGCAGGTTGGGGTCAACCTGGCACTGGTGATCGCGATCTTTTTCAGCGGCGCCTTCTTTGCCGGACAAATCAGCGGCTACCTGCAGGTGTGGATCGGCGACCCCGGTTGGCACAACGCGTTGATCTGGGGCGCGGCGTTGCTGGTGTCGCTGCCGTTCCTGATCGCGGCTTACCGCAAGCTCAAGGCACTGTCGATGCTGTTGGCGGAGATGGGGGTCAAGCCTGAAATGGCCGGGCGCCATACCCAGCGCGTACGACGTGTGATCGCCGAGGTGATCCCGCTGGTGTCGCTGCTGGTGATCTTTTTGCTGCTGGCAGCCTTGTCCGCCAGCATCTTGCCGACCAGCGAGCTGTTGCTACTGATCGCCGTGGTGGCTGCTGCGGTAGTGGCGGTGCTGTGGCGCTGGTTTATCCGCGTGCACACGCGCATGCAAGTGGCGTTGCTGGAAACCCTGGGCAATAACCAACAGGATTCGGCCGGGCACTGA